From one Salmo salar chromosome ssa09, Ssal_v3.1, whole genome shotgun sequence genomic stretch:
- the manea gene encoding LOW QUALITY PROTEIN: glycoprotein endo-alpha-1,2-mannosidase (The sequence of the model RefSeq protein was modified relative to this genomic sequence to represent the inferred CDS: inserted 5 bases in 3 codons; deleted 1 base in 1 codon; substituted 2 bases at 2 genomic stop codons): protein MTQTTERVKNMEAALRDGEHSAFYRHRTNTGKFLQLFYMYVSYLLNSEEWEKHLKXSSIRDTPXQGIFIGLLVEEKXKRDIVTSGFDGVYTYFATNGFFYGSTYRSWDSXFCGDNNLLFIPSVGPGYIDTSIRPWNFQNTANRINGKYYEKALHVALVAGADIISITXFNEWHVGTQTEMAITKTSQTVYLDCLLNKPVVYFEITRKQAAIFSIERKRWPE, encoded by the exons ATGACACAGACCACCGAGAGGGTCAAGAACATGGAGGCTGCTCTCAG AGATGGTGAGCACTCTGCATTCTACAGGCATAGAACAAACACTGGAAAGTTTCTTCAACTATTCTACATGTACGTTTCATATCTACTCAACTCAGAAGAGTGGGAAAAACACCTGA GCAGTAGCATTAGAGATACTCCCTAGCAGGGCATCTTCATAGGACTCCTCGTTGAAGAGAA CAAGAGGGATATAGTCACCTCAGGTTTCGACGGAGTTTACACTTACTTTGCCACTAATGGGTTTTTCTATGGCTCCACTTACCGCAGTTGGGACTC ATTCTGTGGAGACAACAACCTGTTGTTCATTCCAAGTGTGGGGCCAGGTTATATTGACACCAGTATTAGGCCTTGGAATTTCCAGAATACA GCAAACCGCATTAACGGGAAGTACTATGAAAAGGCACTGCATGTAGCCCTAGTTGCAGGTGCTGATATTATCTCTATAACGTAATTTAATGAATGGCATGTGGGAACCCAGACTGAGATGGCAATTACAAAAACAAGCCAGACTGTGTACCTAGATTGCTTACTCAACAAGCCTGTTGTCTATTTTGAGATAACTCGCAAACAAGCAGCAATATTTAGCATTGAGAGGAAGAGATGGCCAGAATGA